AGTTTTAGGCGATATACGAATCGTAAGAATAAGATTGCCGCAAAGCGAGCTTTTTTAAAGGCGGCTGAGAGGTTAGATTAGAGGGCTTGTTCTGCGGTACTGCCAACAATTTATATGGCTACTTAGAAGCGGGTAATTCATTACGATTATTGTTCCTTTTTTGGGCGATTTCATTGGGGCGAAATATGCACAGGTATTGAACTGGTTATTATTTGGCTAATAGGGGGATACACTGAATTTATTTAGAGCTTGTGGTAGTTAATGAATGCAACTCATTTCTACTATGCTTTTCAGACTTAAGATTGTAGTCTTTAATTTTAAGCGATCGCAACATCTTCAGAAAGATAGACATCTTGAATCGCATGAAATAGCTTCACGCCTTCTTCAAAAGGCTTCTGGAAGGTTTTGCGCCCAGAGATTAAGCCAGCACCACCTGCTCGTTTATTAATTACCGCAGTCCGCACGGCATCCACTAAATCATTTTCCCCCGATGTGCCACCAGAGTTGATTAAACTCGCTCGACCACAGTAGCAATTCAGAACTTGATAGCGGGTTAAATCGATGGGATGCTCAGTAGTGAGTTCAGAATAGATTCGCTGATCGGTTTTACCGTAGCTACTAATCTCTCCGATTACGTTATAGCCACCATTGTTCTCAGGCAACTTTTGCTTAATGATATCAGCCTCAATAGTTACGCCAAGGTGATTTGCTTGCCCAGTTAAGTCAGCAGAAAGATGGTAGTCCTTGTCTTGCTTAAAGGCATTATTGCGAAGGTAGCACCACAAAATAGTTGCCATGCCGTATTTATGTGCCAAAGCGAAGGCCTGACTAACTTCTTGAATCTGTCGGGTAGATTGCTCTGAGCCAAAATAGATTGTGGCTCCCACTGCTACAGCACCTAAATTCCAAGCTTGTTCTACCGACGCAAACATAATTTGATCGAATTGATTGGGATAGGTGAGCAACTCATTATGATTGAGCTTGACGATAAAAGGAATTTGGTGAGCATACTGCCGAGAGGTCATGCCCAATACGCCCAAGGTTGTGGTTACGGCATTACATCCTGCCGCGATCGCTAATTTCACAATGTTCTCTGGATCAAAGTAGATCAGATTTGGCGCAAAGGAAGCACCAGCCGAATGTTCTATTCCTTGATCTACAGGCAAAATTGAAAGATAACCTGTATTCGCTAACCTGCCATGTCCGTAGAGTTGCTGGAGACTACGAAGAACTTGAGGAGAGCGATCGCTATTCACAAAAATGCGGTTTATCCAATCTGGGCTGGGGAGATGTAATAAATCCTTACTAACTTTTGCCTGATAATCCAAGAGATATGATGCTTC
This is a stretch of genomic DNA from Pseudanabaena sp. BC1403. It encodes these proteins:
- a CDS encoding class I fructose-bisphosphate aldolase — translated: MTTNLKSLLGDEASYLLDYQAKVSKDLLHLPSPDWINRIFVNSDRSPQVLRSLQQLYGHGRLANTGYLSILPVDQGIEHSAGASFAPNLIYFDPENIVKLAIAAGCNAVTTTLGVLGMTSRQYAHQIPFIVKLNHNELLTYPNQFDQIMFASVEQAWNLGAVAVGATIYFGSEQSTRQIQEVSQAFALAHKYGMATILWCYLRNNAFKQDKDYHLSADLTGQANHLGVTIEADIIKQKLPENNGGYNVIGEISSYGKTDQRIYSELTTEHPIDLTRYQVLNCYCGRASLINSGGTSGENDLVDAVRTAVINKRAGGAGLISGRKTFQKPFEEGVKLFHAIQDVYLSEDVAIA